The sequence GATTAATAGTAATAGATTAGGTGATATGATACTTGAAAAATTATTTCTTTTTGATGAGGTTGCTTATATTAGATTTGCGTCGGTATATAATAAGTTTGAAAATTTAGATAGTTTCTTAAATACGATAAAAGAAGTTAAAAAAAGAAAAGAGAAGAGATAAAATGAAAAAAAAACTATATACAATATTATTTATTTTTCTGTTTTTCTTAATATTTACTACATTATTATTTAGAATATATAATAATATGAAATTAAGTAGAGAAATGAATATGAAGTTAACTGAAAGTACTGAAAAATATGAAAAATTAAAACAAGAAAAGGAAAAACTTCAGAAAGAATTAGAAGAATCTAGAAAAGGTATTAATAAAGAAAAATTTGTTAGAGATAATCTTAATATGAAAAAAGAAGGAGAAAGAATATATAAGATAGTTAATAATGAAGAAGAAAAAAATGAAGAAAATTCTAAAGTTGATGTAGAAACTGATAAAGAAGAAAATACAAAAACTGACAAAGAGAATAAAGAAAACGGAGAATAATATGTATAATTTAAAAGATAAAATAAATGAAGTCAAAATAATTAATCCTGATGAAAAAGTTAAATATAGGCTTTCTAATACATATTTTTTTAGAAGTTTTGTATTAGCAGGTATAATAATGTTTACCATATTTTATGTAGGTAA is a genomic window of Streptobacillus felis containing:
- a CDS encoding septum formation initiator family protein, whose translation is MKKKLYTILFIFLFFLIFTTLLFRIYNNMKLSREMNMKLTESTEKYEKLKQEKEKLQKELEESRKGINKEKFVRDNLNMKKEGERIYKIVNNEEEKNEENSKVDVETDKEENTKTDKENKENGE